A stretch of DNA from Serinibacter arcticus:
GTCTCGGCGCTGCAGGCGATCCTGATGGCGGCGTCGCAGGGGAGCTTCTCCAACCTCGTGGACGCGGACTTCATCCTCGACCGGCGTGTGGTCGGCGGCCTGCAGCAGGTCCCGCTGCGGCTCGCCGAGCGGGTGGGCGACGACGTCCACCTCGACTCCCCGGTGCGCACGCTCGAGTGGAGCGAGGACGGCGTCGTGGCCCGCGCCGACGGCGGCCTGGTCGTCCGCGCGCGGCGCGCGATCGTGGCGGTGCCGCCGAACCTGTACTCGCGGATCTCCTACGTGCCCGCCCTGCCCCGTCGCGAGCACGTGATGCACCAGCAGGTCTCCCTCGGCCTCGTCATCAAGGTGCACGCCGTCTACCCGACGCCGTTCTGGCGCGCCGACGGACTCTCGGGGACCGTCTTCAGCCCCTACGAGGTCGTGCACGAGGCCTACGACAACACGAGCGTCCAGGACGAGGCCGACGGCCGCGGCACGCTGGTGGGGTTCGTGGCCGACGAGACGGCGGACGCGATGTTCGCGCTGTCGGCGCAGGAGCGCCGCGAGCGTGTCCTGTCGTCGCTCGCCGCCTACTACGGCGAGGCGGCGCTCACACCCGACGTCTACTACGAGAGCGACTGGGGCAGCGAGGAGTGGACCCGCGGCGCGTACGCCGCGAGCTTCTCCCTCGGTGGTCTGAGCCGGTTCGGCGCCGACCTCGGACGCCCGGTCGGCCCGATCCGCTGGGCCTGTTCCGACCTGGCCGGGCTCGGCTACCAGCACGTCGACGGCGCGGTGCGCATCGGGCGGGCCCGGGCGGCCGAGCTCGCGGCCGAGCTGGGCGCCACCCCGGCCGACGGCGGGCGCGACTGATGCGCGTCGTCGTCGGCTACCAGGACACCAAGTCGGGCCGCGACTCGCTCGCCCTCGGCGCGCGGCTGGCCGCGGCCGGCGGGGGCGAGCTGCACGTGGTCCTCGTGCTCGCCAGCAACGAGCGGGCCACGCTCGCGCCGCCCGAGGTGGGCTTCACCCGCTACCTCGAGCAGGCGGCGCTGGAGTGGCTCGCGAGGG
This window harbors:
- a CDS encoding flavin monoamine oxidase family protein, producing MSEQVIDRDVVVIGAGAAGLTAASDLLAAGLSVAVLEARDRVGGRLWTREVDGATLEIGGQWVSPDQEGLIGMLEELGLETYPRHREGDSLYRSRAGELTRFTGEIFPVAPETAAELERIIALLDEIVAEVGPHEPWAHPRAAELDRVSWAQWLAQQTDDVEARDNIALFAAQAMLTKPAHSVSALQAILMAASQGSFSNLVDADFILDRRVVGGLQQVPLRLAERVGDDVHLDSPVRTLEWSEDGVVARADGGLVVRARRAIVAVPPNLYSRISYVPALPRREHVMHQQVSLGLVIKVHAVYPTPFWRADGLSGTVFSPYEVVHEAYDNTSVQDEADGRGTLVGFVADETADAMFALSAQERRERVLSSLAAYYGEAALTPDVYYESDWGSEEWTRGAYAASFSLGGLSRFGADLGRPVGPIRWACSDLAGLGYQHVDGAVRIGRARAAELAAELGATPADGGRD